A region of Planktothrix tepida PCC 9214 DNA encodes the following proteins:
- a CDS encoding helix-turn-helix transcriptional regulator: MPEYDFILNFNLPDTPVNLDNFLETLATEDCDDALIGIGKKGRIALNFIRESLSATEAVYSAIRDVKRAIPQAILTEVSPDFVSLTEVATLLGCTRQNIRNLIIKDELNSPQPIYGGTPSIWHLSDILNWLCEEKNYRNKIDPNLLELSKVNKDLNIVREWETVDSEQKQKMIDFFSPISV, encoded by the coding sequence ATGCCAGAATATGATTTTATTTTAAACTTTAATCTTCCAGATACTCCGGTAAATCTTGATAATTTTTTAGAGACTTTAGCAACAGAAGATTGTGATGATGCCTTAATTGGAATTGGGAAAAAGGGGCGAATTGCTCTCAATTTTATCCGAGAATCCCTATCAGCAACAGAAGCGGTTTATAGCGCAATTCGAGATGTAAAACGGGCTATTCCCCAGGCAATTTTGACTGAAGTTAGCCCGGATTTTGTGAGTTTAACCGAGGTTGCTACATTACTCGGATGTACGCGACAAAATATTCGTAATTTGATAATCAAGGATGAACTAAACTCTCCACAACCTATCTATGGGGGAACGCCTTCGATTTGGCACTTATCAGATATATTGAACTGGCTATGTGAGGAGAAAAATTATAGAAATAAAATAGATCCGAATTTATTAGAATTATCTAAGGTTAATAAGGATTTGAATATTGTTAGGGAGTGGGAAACAGTTGATTCTGAACAAAAGCAAAAAATGATTGATTTTTTTAGCCCAATTTCTGTTTAA
- a CDS encoding carbohydrate kinase family protein — translation MNNPQVICIGEMLFDRLSNELGQPLEQVKSWTDYPGGAPANTACGLVKLGISTAFIGCIGEDAPGEQLVKLLREIGVNITGVQRHSNAPTRIVYVVRDTAGDRSFAGFGERDTGEFADTYLQAELLPEALFKTAEFLVLGTLELAYPESQKAILKAIQLAKKYQVKIFIDINWRPMFWSNPNEAMELILNVVQNADFLKLTNEEAELLFNTIEPEALAQQLQIQGVFVTAGEQGCAYYLAGNSGRLPAFSVPVADTTGAGDGFTAGILYQFCKLGIESINHAKISEEMVQFASAVGALTTTKPGAIAAQPTLTEVEIFLNNSKS, via the coding sequence ATGAATAATCCTCAAGTTATTTGTATTGGTGAAATGTTGTTTGATCGGTTATCCAATGAATTAGGACAACCGTTAGAACAAGTTAAATCGTGGACAGATTACCCCGGAGGTGCGCCAGCGAATACGGCGTGTGGATTGGTTAAATTGGGGATTTCGACGGCTTTTATCGGGTGTATTGGGGAAGATGCACCCGGAGAACAGTTAGTGAAATTATTGAGGGAAATAGGTGTTAATATTACAGGGGTTCAACGCCATTCTAACGCACCGACTCGGATTGTTTATGTGGTTAGAGATACAGCAGGCGATCGCAGTTTTGCAGGATTTGGAGAACGAGACACAGGGGAATTTGCAGATACTTATTTACAAGCAGAACTCCTTCCAGAAGCATTATTTAAAACCGCAGAATTTCTGGTTTTAGGAACCTTAGAATTAGCCTACCCAGAAAGCCAAAAAGCGATTTTAAAAGCAATTCAGTTAGCTAAAAAATATCAAGTTAAAATTTTTATTGATATAAATTGGCGACCGATGTTTTGGTCAAACCCGAATGAAGCGATGGAACTGATTTTAAATGTTGTTCAAAATGCGGATTTCCTAAAATTAACGAATGAAGAAGCAGAATTATTATTTAATACCATAGAACCAGAAGCCCTCGCCCAACAGTTACAAATTCAAGGCGTATTTGTCACCGCCGGAGAACAAGGTTGTGCCTATTATTTAGCCGGAAATTCAGGAAGACTACCCGCATTTTCTGTTCCTGTCGCAGATACCACTGGAGCCGGAGATGGATTTACAGCCGGAATTCTTTATCAATTCTGTAAATTAGGAATAGAATCGATTAATCATGCTAAAATATCTGAAGAAATGGTACAGTTTGCC